Proteins from one Podarcis raffonei isolate rPodRaf1 chromosome 1, rPodRaf1.pri, whole genome shotgun sequence genomic window:
- the LOC128418248 gene encoding B-lymphocyte antigen CD20-like isoform X2 produces MRMDQYRLAPQAPYPGNVVVVVPPSHVGAGQKKLTEENDALGAMQVVIALIHLGLGGILLFSSKDCDTWIMTVWYPIWGGALFLISGCLSSAATKKSVAGLGAFSYLFNTLSGLGAIAGMCLLLIDVIKNRERNFSAVTETSHFVSKFLLPQIPNISNYCKTTGAYEMGILCVMLFFSFLEATTTFSVLCNSKDKKKHRSDNEEQNVALTSLPQPRYADGVPDPPQYTATEANRYSQLPESIPGNTHTDWPRYAAGYEPHTG; encoded by the exons ATGCG AATGGATCAATACAGGCTGGCTCCACAAGCACCTTACCCTGGCAACGTTGTGGTGGTTGTCCCTCCAAGCCATGTTGGTGCAGGACAGAAGAAACTCACAGAGGAAAATGATGCTCTGGGG GCTATGCAGGTGGTTATTGCTCTGATACATCTTGGTCTTGGAGGCATTTTGCTCTTTTCATCAAAGGATTGTGACACATGGATCATGACTGTCTGGTATCCCATCTGGGGGGGTGCCCTT TTCTTAATTTCAGGATGCCTTTCATCAGCAGCGACAAAAAAATCAGTTGCAGGTCTG ggAGCATTCAGTTACCTCTTTAACACTCTTAGTGGCCTCGGTGCAattgctggaatgtgtcttttgcTGATTGATGTaataaaaaatagagagagaaacttttctgCAGTTACGGAGACATCTCACTTTGTATCCAAATTTCTTCTTCCACAAATTCCTAATATTTCAAACTATTGCAAGACCACTGGGGCATATGAAATG ggaATTCTGTGTGTGatgcttttcttctctttcctcgaGGCTACAACTACTTTTTCGGTTCTCTGCAATAGCAAG GACAAAAAGAAGCACAGATCAGACAATGAAGAACAAAATGTTGCGTTGACATCACTCCCACAGCCACGCTATGCAGACGGAGTTCCTGACCCACCACAGTACACTGCAACAGAAGCAAACAG ATACTCACAGCTTCCTGAAAGCATCCCTGGAAACACACATACAGACTG GCCCCGCTATGCTGCCGGTTATGAGCCACACACTGGATAA
- the LOC128418248 gene encoding B-lymphocyte antigen CD20-like isoform X1 translates to METTPGSLFYPRMDQYRLAPQAPYPGNVVVVVPPSHVGAGQKKLTEENDALGAMQVVIALIHLGLGGILLFSSKDCDTWIMTVWYPIWGGALFLISGCLSSAATKKSVAGLGAFSYLFNTLSGLGAIAGMCLLLIDVIKNRERNFSAVTETSHFVSKFLLPQIPNISNYCKTTGAYEMGILCVMLFFSFLEATTTFSVLCNSKDKKKHRSDNEEQNVALTSLPQPRYADGVPDPPQYTATEANRYSQLPESIPGNTHTDWPRYAAGYEPHTG, encoded by the exons ATGGAGACTACACCTGGCTCTCTTTTCTATCCACG AATGGATCAATACAGGCTGGCTCCACAAGCACCTTACCCTGGCAACGTTGTGGTGGTTGTCCCTCCAAGCCATGTTGGTGCAGGACAGAAGAAACTCACAGAGGAAAATGATGCTCTGGGG GCTATGCAGGTGGTTATTGCTCTGATACATCTTGGTCTTGGAGGCATTTTGCTCTTTTCATCAAAGGATTGTGACACATGGATCATGACTGTCTGGTATCCCATCTGGGGGGGTGCCCTT TTCTTAATTTCAGGATGCCTTTCATCAGCAGCGACAAAAAAATCAGTTGCAGGTCTG ggAGCATTCAGTTACCTCTTTAACACTCTTAGTGGCCTCGGTGCAattgctggaatgtgtcttttgcTGATTGATGTaataaaaaatagagagagaaacttttctgCAGTTACGGAGACATCTCACTTTGTATCCAAATTTCTTCTTCCACAAATTCCTAATATTTCAAACTATTGCAAGACCACTGGGGCATATGAAATG ggaATTCTGTGTGTGatgcttttcttctctttcctcgaGGCTACAACTACTTTTTCGGTTCTCTGCAATAGCAAG GACAAAAAGAAGCACAGATCAGACAATGAAGAACAAAATGTTGCGTTGACATCACTCCCACAGCCACGCTATGCAGACGGAGTTCCTGACCCACCACAGTACACTGCAACAGAAGCAAACAG ATACTCACAGCTTCCTGAAAGCATCCCTGGAAACACACATACAGACTG GCCCCGCTATGCTGCCGGTTATGAGCCACACACTGGATAA
- the LOC128418248 gene encoding B-lymphocyte antigen CD20-like isoform X3, whose translation METTPGSLFYPRMDQYRLAPQAPYPGNVVVVVPPSHVGAGQKKLTEENDALGAMQVVIALIHLGLGGILLFSSKDCDTWIMTVWYPIWGGALFLISGCLSSAATKKSVAGLGAFSYLFNTLSGLGAIAGMCLLLIDVIKNRERNFSAVTETSHFVSKFLLPQIPNISNYCKTTGAYEMGILCVMLFFSFLEATTTFSVLCNSKDKKKHRSDNEEQNVALTSLPQPRYADGVPDPPQYTATEANRPRYAAGYEPHTG comes from the exons ATGGAGACTACACCTGGCTCTCTTTTCTATCCACG AATGGATCAATACAGGCTGGCTCCACAAGCACCTTACCCTGGCAACGTTGTGGTGGTTGTCCCTCCAAGCCATGTTGGTGCAGGACAGAAGAAACTCACAGAGGAAAATGATGCTCTGGGG GCTATGCAGGTGGTTATTGCTCTGATACATCTTGGTCTTGGAGGCATTTTGCTCTTTTCATCAAAGGATTGTGACACATGGATCATGACTGTCTGGTATCCCATCTGGGGGGGTGCCCTT TTCTTAATTTCAGGATGCCTTTCATCAGCAGCGACAAAAAAATCAGTTGCAGGTCTG ggAGCATTCAGTTACCTCTTTAACACTCTTAGTGGCCTCGGTGCAattgctggaatgtgtcttttgcTGATTGATGTaataaaaaatagagagagaaacttttctgCAGTTACGGAGACATCTCACTTTGTATCCAAATTTCTTCTTCCACAAATTCCTAATATTTCAAACTATTGCAAGACCACTGGGGCATATGAAATG ggaATTCTGTGTGTGatgcttttcttctctttcctcgaGGCTACAACTACTTTTTCGGTTCTCTGCAATAGCAAG GACAAAAAGAAGCACAGATCAGACAATGAAGAACAAAATGTTGCGTTGACATCACTCCCACAGCCACGCTATGCAGACGGAGTTCCTGACCCACCACAGTACACTGCAACAGAAGCAAACAG GCCCCGCTATGCTGCCGGTTATGAGCCACACACTGGATAA